A section of the Candidatus Thermoplasmatota archaeon genome encodes:
- a CDS encoding 2Fe-2S iron-sulfur cluster-binding protein, with product MIEFTIDGIPVQVEEGSTILDAARFYGIEIPTLCHHDGLTPYGACRLCVVEIGKGENAKLVSSCTYPAEQDLFVRTNSKRVVAARKMLVELLVALCPSSKTVQDLASAMEVTKVRFKVERNDCILCGLCVRMCEEQMMAKAIGFVNRGKNRKITTPFDMKSDVCRTCGGCMYICPACELRCQGPNAETDLCNACLNVQPVCLKEEDNKMCFLNTCGWCYEELGRKKKKKE from the coding sequence ATGATTGAGTTTACAATAGATGGTATTCCTGTGCAAGTAGAGGAGGGTTCTACAATTCTTGATGCCGCACGTTTCTATGGAATTGAGATTCCTACGTTATGCCATCACGATGGATTAACTCCGTATGGTGCATGTCGTTTATGTGTTGTTGAAATTGGCAAGGGCGAAAACGCAAAACTAGTCTCATCATGTACTTATCCAGCAGAACAGGATTTATTTGTTCGAACAAACTCAAAACGCGTTGTCGCTGCTCGGAAGATGCTTGTTGAGTTGCTGGTCGCTCTATGTCCTTCATCAAAAACAGTTCAAGACCTTGCATCTGCTATGGAGGTTACAAAAGTTAGATTCAAAGTTGAACGCAATGATTGCATTTTATGCGGATTGTGCGTCCGTATGTGCGAAGAACAAATGATGGCAAAAGCAATAGGTTTTGTAAATCGGGGTAAAAACCGGAAAATCACAACACCATTTGATATGAAATCAGACGTATGTAGAACCTGTGGGGGCTGTATGTATATTTGCCCTGCCTGTGAGCTGCGCTGCCAAGGACCTAATGCTGAAACTGATTTATGCAATGCTTGTTTGAATGTTCAACCTGTTTGTTTAAAAGAAGAGGATAATAAAATGTGCTTCCTAAACACTTGTGGATGGTGTTATGAAGAACTAGGAAGAAAGAAGAAAAAAAAGGAATGA